The genomic interval GCAAATACAAGTATTGAGTGCGATTGACGAAGAAACCTTACAGAAATACTTCGAATTcgacaaaaataaatagctGACAACAACAAGCGAAAAACGTAGACACAAAATGGACCGTACAAACATAAATGTTTATATCATTTAATCGTTTACTTGAAGAAGTTTAAGGAGAACGATTAAACATCTATAATTCAGCACCTAGGGACGCCCCCTTCGCCACAACGACGGCCTCCAGACGACCCGACGTGGATCATATCAATTTTCCGGTCACATCCTAAGAAACGTTTTCCCACACGTTgaaaactactattttttcaatttgccgCGAATTCTCGACGGGGCTGAGATCTGGCGATTGGGGAGgagaatttaatatttttggtacATTATGGATTAATCAGAAGTTTACAATGCCAGCGGAGCGCTTCGGATCGTTATCCCGTTGGAAGCGGAACACTCTCGGCACGTTCAATTTCTCTGCTGATGGTTCCAAGttgtttcataaaatttcaaagtagacatttttatccattattccCTCGGTTTGGTGCAGGTTGCCGGTACCGTTCGCTCCCGTGACACCCCATAACATCAATAATCCACCTCAGTGTTTTCCTGTTTTCGTACACTACTGTCCTGCAGCTGTGCATTTGGTGTCCTCCGTGCGATCTGCCTTCCATGGGATCcaaacaagtttatttttggtttcgtCTGTGAAAATGACAGTATTCCAAAACTGGGGGAGAGTTCTGCATACTTTCTTGCAAGATCGAGGCGTTTCTgtccattaatttttgaaacggGGGGGCTCTCGGTGGTCCGCGATTAAAACCGCCTTTTCCAGAGAATTCTTATTACTGTTTCAATCGACGCAGGTCTGCCGATTCTCCGGGACACTTCGTTTGTTAAGTCCGGGACATCCTTGTGCGGACGCGTCTTTAGTTCTCGTACGCTAAATCGCTCATCCGCGTCTGAAAGTGTCGCTTTTCGCCCTCTTCCGGGCACGTCTTGTACCAATCCTCGGTGAcgacatttgtttattatccCCCCGCACCGTCGGATGTGCCCTTCCTCTGTTAAATTGCCAATTTCTCGCATAGTTTTTCCGGTGCAATAAtgcttttattattaaacggCGCGTTGCGATATCGGTTTGCACACTGTTATTTGCCGGTTCTAACACATTCATGAAATAAACGAAATAGTTAAACGATTTTAGCATCAACTTATCAGTCTCATGGGaatttgcgaaaaaaattgttttgatgaatatttacTGCCGGAACAGAAATGAATACGGTGCCGCGTGCGGTTTACTTTGCGCCTGCATTTTTTCGCTCGTTGCCGTTTAGTTTTTTGCTCTTGTTGATCTGGAGctatttttgtgagttttttttcgttaaaaataacaaaatgaaGGCACCTCCGTCTCGGAGCGCTTTTGTGTCTCCCTAATTCACCGACGCACCCCGTGCGTCTAACCTAAAACGTTCGCGTTACGAACTCGTTCCCTCAACGAGCAGAACCTCCCGCAAACGGCGACTCTGTGCCGTAAGGTGGATGACGaggatttttttcctcttGCGCCCTCCCTCCGCGGACACGCTGTACATTCTGTCCCCGCGCTTGCGACGGACGTGCATCATCTTCTGCAAAACAAAAAGCGCGGAGCCCCATTGTCTTACGGCCCTTTTGGGGGCTTTTGCCCCATGCGCGGGGCCAATATTCCGAGTAACTGTGAGAAACGGGGCGACGTCGTGCTACAGAagaattggtggccattttgtgcGTTTACTTCTTAGAGTCTAACACATGCACAAGCTACCCACAGACACCACTGGCGTGCACGTAACATCAAATTTACCTTATGCGGAAAGCAAAACTATTCGATATACGACGACCAAACTTATCTGTAACACGCACATAGAAGGCGCAGTCTTATGCTGAAGAACACAATGAAATTTATCACGAGGCGAGCAAAATGTAATCCGAACAATGTACCAAAACAACGTCTCAAGTTAAAGCAATTAGTATAAGCCGGTACTGGAAAAGttcacttttattaataatgaaaaactaTGTTGAGAAAACCTAACAGATGCCGCGTTAACTCGCTCAAACGAGCCTAGCAGGAGCGCCATGCCCCGCATACGCGTAATAATAATGCCTGGAATGCCAAGtcaatttattcaaatcaatTCGTTATTTCGCGATTTAATTCATTACGATAGTCCTGGAAATGCGCATCACTCTGAAattatttctggaaaacgtTTTAATCCTGCCAATTGACGCCGAAGTGTGTATCTGCGTGCAATTTAATCGGAAGGGGCTCGAACAACGAAAGACACTTTCCTCCGAATTCCGGGGAATTGGTGAAAGCGCAAATTTAGATGGCGCCCTTTCTTGGTCTCACCCCgcagaagaaagaaaattcaattaattatcGCCGAGACGAGATAAAACTCCAAATGGAAACGctacattattaaaatactaaGGCCACTTTTCCACCTGCTTCGTTTCGATTTTTCGCCGTTCCCAGCAGGGTGGCAGAGCTTTTAGTTCTTTCCCgactcaatttttaaatgggccgAAATGGCGATTTGAATGCAAATTGTTTCACGGCTCGCAGAACGTCTCTGGAAACCCTAAACTTTGATTACCTCCAACTCGGGGGACGGGGGGCCATTTACGTAGCAGCGCCACGACGAAAATAGTAGACAAATTGAAAGTTAACGGCAGTCACGAGCGAGCTCGTcgacatatacagggcgtctcgGGCATTCGAAAGGAATCATCTGAGCTTTCCGCTCTGACCGCACCGACACGTCTCGGTCACGGACGATCGGTCGGCCTTGCCGTCTCGGGAGGGTTGAACTGGGCCGCCTCGTGAACTGCCCACTGCTGCCGACCAAGTGGCCACTGCAAGGTCTTGGGTTGCGAGCGAGAACCTCGAGCTCTCAGCTGAACGCATCATCCGCCCGTCGCCGAGTCGGGTGGTCGTAGACGAGTCCGGCCgcgtattaaaatttatacctTAGTGCAGCAATTCCCTGtacaacctgaactaacctgtacAATTGGCCGGCAATTCCAGGTGCATTACTATCGTTGTCCGAACGTTAGGTTTTCGCTCTTAAAACGTATAGCACATACTTGACAATATTAAAAGGTGAATTAATACTGCgtgttaaaatgaaaattaatcgaTGAGAACGAGACAGTAAAGTGGTAGAAAGATACGAGGATACTTTTAAATGGATTTACCTTCGGGCTCTTTGGCAATAACAGTGGAACTACGGTCGACTCCGCCCTTCTTGTCTTCTGAACGGTGTCCAGAATACAAAGAAATCCGTcttattgtcaagaaaatacAATTCACACAAGTAATATCAAATGGGCAAAAAACAAACCACTTAGACCATTACTACATGATGTTATTTTTCGCCTCTTTTAGCTCCGACTGTCACTAATTCGGGATTATACACAAATGACAGTCGAACAACGTCGAATTTTCACCTGTTTTCGCTTAATCGCTATTTTTCTATGAGAAAAAACTctttaaacctaaaaaaaaccATGCTCCGTCGGTGAGTCGGAAACTCTCTAAACACAAAGTGCTGACATGTCGTGAGTGTGAACAAATATGGTGTGGATGGGTGCGGCAATCGCTGATAAAAGGTCTTTATAGCGTTTGCCTGCGACAGAAAAACATAGAAAAGCAACCATAAACTGTGCAGATTGTAGAGCTCACATCGGGTGAAGAAAGAAACGGAACAGGTTTGATTCAAAAGACATTTAGAGTCGGCAAATAAACACAGTCGTTTTAGGTCAGCTGCAGCCAGGACTCCTCGCTTTGCCACACATCATTTGATTAAACAAATTCTTGACTGCAACTCCCCGTATTAAAGTCGAGAAACAATAAACCAGTGGTATGTGGGATGAATGATTTCTCTATGTACATGGGGGTCTAAAGAAGGAAAGTTCCGGAaacaaaaatagtgaaaaatgTGTATGAAATCAGGCACTCGAAGGGTCAATTCGCGAGAGCGCACGCATCTACCTCTCACCCCGTACATTAGGCGTTTGAATATTTAATCTGTTGGTTACTGTTCTGAAGCAAACACTAACGCAGCTTCGGCAAATCGGGGGAACTACATCTATCCAATCTATTTAATCACCACCAAAAAGATCTTACCTTTAATGTCATCGTCCTCGAGCGTTGTCGAACTGTCCGTGCTCTCCTTTACTTGAGATCCATCCCCCTTTTTCACAATTATACTTCTAcctagaaaattttaacattacttTAAACCCAACCTTCACCAATCGACGAAAGGACATTGTCCGTTACGGACACATTGAAACACTCAACACTTACTGTTCAAATGTTCAACACCCAAGACAAAAATAAGCCTCTCATGATGATACGTGGAACGTAATGTGATTTAATGAATGTGGTGGAAGCTGTCAAGTCATGaattaaatccaaaaagtAAAAGCGTGCAGAAGCATGAATGAAACATTGAAGCCacatctcgaaaaccgtaaacACATCTAAAGAGGTCGACAACCTCACGTAAAACTGTTAAATCGACGTTTAAAACAAGGCGTGAAGCGATGATTTTGAATTACGGATTACTAAAAGAGcgttctttttttcttttttttatcgcaTCTCACTCTTTTTTGGCAATGTGGCAAGTGCGCTCAGACATCTTGTCAAAAATCCTGCGCACTGTTGCCAAACCACGTTACTTTTGCAACTTTTGATtatgattgaaaaaaaaaaagaacagtctctctttatcatttttctctcttttttttttaaataaatggcgGTGGAGTGATTCGCTGGTTGCAGAAAGTGTTCTTACCGCATTCTGGTTGCGTCAAGGTGAAGTGAAGTAAGGTAAGGTGACAAGTCCGCGTCAACcgacaaaacaaaattaccaaCTACCCAATGTTCACTAGGTCAAGGTTAAAAACTGTATGCACGTGACCATTTCAAGGAGGCTGGAGGTGTGGGGAAAACGGGGGGATGGGGGATAGAAGAAGGGTGGGGATAGGAATCGAAGCTCCCACCAGAAGTgccaacaaatttaaatacatcCCCAATCCCAGAAAAAGTGCCGATCGGGCATCGttcttttactttaaatttaacgtGGCTGCCCGTGTCGTGGCGTTTCAGCTCAAGTTTGTCCTGCGTTGCCAGGTCGTGAGAGTCGTCGTCGGATATGGGGATCATTAGCATTAtccgaaattatttttcacgtaAATTGCGAGCATTCCTGGCGGTCCGCCGAGCAGATTAGAAGAAAGGAATTCTAGAGAAGTAGCGTGTCATGATGTTAGTAGATATCTACTGAGTGAAACACGATTTTCGAAACTGTTTCGATCACTTAATTCACGAAAGTTGCCCTTAGGTGGAGTCGAAAAATCATGTTTTCCAAATTGGTGTCGATAATGTGtcgatgtgtgtttgagcaaagaaaatatatcaaatgaagGTTTTTAAAGGCAGTAACAAATCTATTAAAGCTGTAAATATTTACACGTAAATACTCACAAAAGgtgacaaaattattatttttaatttttcagttgaGGAAAGAAACATGCTCTTAATAATAGTATATTACCATTACgctgtaaaaaaatgaattttccataAACTGTGATAGTAAAGTGTTTGATGTTTGAGTGTTAATTAATCGAATTATTCACTTTTATCACCAAATATTAACGAACTACGAAAAGAAGGCGTCAAAGACACTTACTTGAGAAATTTCTGGTTGCGAGCATTGTGGTCAGAATGGCCCCCTGAAACCACAAGAAACCTCGTGAAATGCTCAATCTTTCACGTAGCCGGAAAATCGTTTACCTTGAGTTTACGCCTCGCATTGAATTTCTTAAGGCAATCCACAGTCTCTTGTCGATGAACCACAGAAGCAACACGTTCCCTTTGctggaaaaatttaacaaaagtaTTAGGATTCGACGCGAACCAGCCGAAATCAGAATCGATCAATCTTAAGATGTTTTACGATGCAAAATCGCTTCTTCCAATCCTCCCAGATTTTCAAGGGACGCACACACGACAAACGACAGATAATAGAAAAAGGGCACTTACGCAAATCCAGGGGTGTTTCAGGGCGTCCGCCGCGGTGATTCGTTTCCCCGGATTGACGGTGagcatttgatttattaaattcttcgCCTCGGGCGTCACTGTATCCCATTCGGGACTGGGGTACTGTAAATTACCCCCCAAAATGAAAACATCCAAATCTTCGCACGAACTAAAACCATCTTCGACTTACGTCATAGGCACCAGCCTTGATTTGCGCATAGAGCCGATGTTGGTCCTCGTCCCAAAACGGTGGATACCCTACCAGCAGGATATACAGAATGACGCCGCAGGCCCATATGTCCACCGGCTTCCCGTAGGGCTCCTTCTTGAGTACCTCCGGCGATAGATATCCGGGTGTCCCGGCGAATCCAAACCAAGCCTGCTGCTCTCCGGACACCTCGATGGCCAGACCGAAATCGGCCAGTTTCACTGCCGCGCCTTTGGCTTTGCTCGCTAGGAGAAGATTTTCCGGCTGGAAAATTAAACACATGGCAATTCGGTCCCGCCTGGATTCCGAGGAATTACCTTGAGATCTCTATGTACAACGCCGTTCTGATGACAATGATTTACGGATTCTAAAATTTGTTGGATACAATGTGATGCGTCCGCCTCCGAATAGAACTCTCGGGCCACTATGTCTTCGAACAATTCGCCTCCGGTCACCCTAAAAATGGCgaaatgtcgaatttttatCGATGGAATCTTCACCCGCAGGATCAAAGCACAAACAAACGTGTGTGGAAGCAtgaattatgcaaaaatgagGGAAAAACTCTTGAACGCCCATTAAGTAACGCTTCCCGTGCGATTATTAATTTACGGATTAATAATGACATTCCGTCGggggaaaaaaacaaaaacaaaacgaaTGACAATGCAACGGTCGTTCTTTTGTTTGCAACGTTGCCACGTACACAGCAATTACTTCGTAATTTTGCGTGACGCCACAAAATTCTCCAAATCCGTTTCCCTTCGCGAGGATAATGGAGAGCGTCCCTCAATGTCGACAATAATAATCGTGCGTTCAAGTTCAATAGGAAAATGTCGTCTATTTATAACATGTAGACAGTTCCATCGCATTCCCTCACAATACCCCACATTACATATCTAACTAGTTATCGACTTGACTGCTGCTATTTTCTCCATGAATTGTCATTTCAAGGCGACTTGGCAGGCGCCCCATCCCCGAAGCAAATCGATGGGaacgaataatttaaattatggcCGCAACCACCCAAACATCTGCGTTTTTATTAAACGTCGAAACTGGGTCAGCTCGTTCCAGTTCTACTGTACAAATTACGGCTTTGTTCGTATTGTTCGTGACCTGCCTTACGGTGGCATTCGACGTTAGGCGGGGTCCCTCTATTTGGCACAACACTCAAAACGACCAAGGGGCCACATTCACGACTCGGTGCACAGATTAATGCCTGAAAAGATCTTATTTGCCCGAATATTTCCATGGCCGCTCGAGAGTCGCATAAGCTTGCCTGGCTGAGCTATGGGAAgccgttttttaaattgaaggcCAATTTGTTACGTATTGAATCTCTGGGTTTCTGAATGGTTTAATCCGAGATTTGAAATCGCAAGGAGACCGAGATTTCTTATTTGCAGCGCGCCCCAGGCGAAGCCGTAAAGGGGATTTTATTGTTATGATACTCCCTGCCTGGATCGGTTTGATACGAGCGGATTTTTACATggaaaaatacgacattaacCATCGGCAATGGTGCAACTTTCTATCGTCTTCGGGGAAGACACATGCTCGGAAACCACACTGATCAACACAGCGTTGCCGCTTCGTACTAAAAGTAGCAttctttgtaaataaaatgttacttACAAATCAAACACTAAGTAGTGGAAATTCTCCTCCTGTATACTATCGTGCAGTCTCACTGAAAAGAAAGAGAGCCAGGTGAATAAACATCAAAATCCTACAAAATACTCATGCAAAACACAACACAAATTTTAGGTGTTAACCGAACAACATTGAGAAACTCTCTACCAAACTAACGGAGCCTCTTCAATGTGGAATCGATTCTCTTTTTTCCTAGACTCGCATTGCAAGCTTTGTCCGGTACAAATTCCCATTATAATGATCAAATATTTCCCACCGGGAAGTAGCGTTGCAAGACACGTTTATCCAATCAAATTGGGGCCAACACATGGGCCCGGTCTATCCGAGCAGGGCCCTCATAACACGCCAGTACATGACTCTTCAATTCCCTTTCAGGGCACAGTTCAATCCCGTCCGTTCCATGAAAATCCCGATTTCTTTGTTTGTCCTTCATCCTTTTCCAATAGCGCGAGTCGAATATGGATCCGACCGGCCAATAAACATTCAAATCCGGAGCCATGAGACAAGTTTTACTTCCGAACAGGACAAATCACAATAAACTTGTATTGCTGGCTCATATTGCTTTTATAAcgattcatatttttttatgtcggTTCCTTATTACTCAGACTGAatagttaataattttccaacattgGAACTGAATCTATGGAAGGTTCGTTAAAAATTCGACCAAGTTAGGAGAGCGGCGTCGACGATATGAGACTTTTACCCTGGATTTTCTGGTCTCTTGGCGGTAGAACGTCCCGTATGCGGTGCCCTATTCCGAGTGGAAGCTTAACGTAAGCCCCAACCGCCCCCACGCTCCTCGAGTTTCCGTTTCGGTTCGAGTTTGTAGCTCAAATATCGTAATTAAAAGTGAGGACGTTAATTAGGATTCGCCAGTCTCTAGCGTTTGCGTTACATCTGCCAAAACTGGCAACCGTGTTACATGACGTCACGAAGACACTTGGCGGCCATTTTGGctaaatttttacataaacttGGGTGCGCAACAATTGCAGCACGATATCCTGGCGACGTTCAAGTcgaaaagagaaataaaacGCCACGTATCATCGGCACCCGAAAGCCACCTAGCCCGAACCAACCCGTCTCTGCGCTATTGGCGTACGGAGCCTCAATTCTTCCTAATACCCAAAGAGCATCAACGTAAGAACAtttatagcaaaataaacGTTTAAGTTTGGGCATGTCGCATAACTCCTTGCGGTTAGGCAACCAATTGCACTAGGCGAAAGATCCCGCAGCAACTACGTTTGCCCCGGAGACTTTAGCAAATCGCCTTATTACAAGTCACTTCTCTGCGGGAAAATAAACATAGAGACGCAGACCATTGAAACCCCCTACATGCAAACATTACACAAACTTTTGTACAGGGAGCGGTCCTCATTTCCGCGAAGGGCTTTGAACCTATTGACCCACAGATAGGGGTCGAGGAATCCATTTGTTGGGCAACATCCACTTCTCTCCCAATTGAGGAGATTAATGGCGGATATTCCCCGACGGAAT from Euwallacea fornicatus isolate EFF26 chromosome 17, ASM4011564v1, whole genome shotgun sequence carries:
- the CaMKII gene encoding calcium/calmodulin-dependent protein kinase type II alpha chain isoform X1; this encodes MAVPIACTRFSDNYDLKEELGKGAFSVVRRCVQKSSGLEFAAKIINTKKLSARDFQKLEREARICRKLQHANIVSNPEVLKHLVRLHDSIQEENFHYLVFDLVTGGELFEDIVAREFYSEADASHCIQQILESVNHCHQNGVVHRDLKPENLLLASKAKGAAVKLADFGLAIEVSGEQQAWFGFAGTPGYLSPEVLKKEPYGKPVDIWACGVILYILLVGYPPFWDEDQHRLYAQIKAGAYDYPSPEWDTVTPEAKNLINQMLTVNPGKRITAADALKHPWICQRERVASVVHRQETVDCLKKFNARRKLKGAILTTMLATRNFSSKCRSIIVKKGDGSQVKESTDSSTTLEDDDIKEDKKGGVDRSSTVIAKEPEGPGTPPQSPRGAGPNSGSPPSSSVAVAVKGPLNLGQALLQSVQGPLSKRPRLLDAEESVILSRRQEIIKMTEQLIEAINTGDFEAYTKICDPHLTAFEPEAMGNLVEGMDFHKFYFDNVLGKNCKAVNTTILNPHVHLLGEDAACIAYVRLTQYMDKHGQAHTHQSEESRVWHKRDSKWQNVHFHRSGGNGGAAFGFSSHK
- the CaMKII gene encoding calcium/calmodulin-dependent protein kinase type II alpha chain isoform X13; translation: MAVPIACTRFSDNYDLKEELGKGAFSVVRRCVQKSSGLEFAAKIINTKKLSARDFQKLEREARICRKLQHANIVRLHDSIQEENFHYLVFDLVTGGELFEDIVAREFYSEADASHCIQQILESVNHCHQNGVVHRDLKPENLLLASKAKGAAVKLADFGLAIEVSGEQQAWFGFAGTPGYLSPEVLKKEPYGKPVDIWACGVILYILLVGYPPFWDEDQHRLYAQIKAGAYDYPSPEWDTVTPEAKNLINQMLTVNPGKRITAADALKHPWICQRERVASVVHRQETVDCLKKFNARRKLKGAILTTMLATRNFSSRSIIVKKGDGSQVKESTDSSTTLEDDDIKEDKKGGVDRSSTVIAKEPEARRQEIIKMTEQLIEAINTGDFEAYTKICDPHLTAFEPEAMGNLVEGMDFHKFYFDNVLGKNCKAVNTTILNPHVHLLGEDAACIAYVRLTQYMDKHGQAHTHQSEESRVWHKRDSKWQNVHFHRSGGNGGAAFGFSSHK
- the CaMKII gene encoding calcium/calmodulin-dependent protein kinase type II alpha chain isoform X15: MAVPIACTRFSDNYDLKEELGKGAFSVVRRCVQKSSGLEFAAKIINTKKLSARDFQKLEREARICRKLQHANIVSNPEVLKHLVRLHDSIQEENFHYLVFDLVTGGELFEDIVAREFYSEADASHCIQQILESVNHCHQNGVVHRDLKPENLLLASKAKGAAVKLADFGLAIEVSGEQQAWFGFAGTPGYLSPEVLKKEPYGKPVDIWACGVILYILLVGYPPFWDEDQHRLYAQIKAGAYDYPSPEWDTVTPEAKNLINQMLTVNPGKRITAADALKHPWICQRERVASVVHRQETVDCLKKFNARRKLKGAILTTMLATRNFSSRSIIVKKGDGSQVKESTDSSTTLEDDDIKARRQEIIKMTEQLIEAINTGDFEAYTKICDPHLTAFEPEAMGNLVEGMDFHKFYFDNVLGKNCKAVNTTILNPHVHLLGEDAACIAYVRLTQYMDKHGQAHTHQSEESRVWHKRDSKWQNVHFHRSGGNGGAAFGFSSHK
- the CaMKII gene encoding calcium/calmodulin-dependent protein kinase type II alpha chain isoform X14, translated to MAVPIACTRFSDNYDLKEELGKGAFSVVRRCVQKSSGLEFAAKIINTKKLSARDFQKLEREARICRKLQHANIVSNPEVLKHLVRLHDSIQEENFHYLVFDLVTGGELFEDIVAREFYSEADASHCIQQILESVNHCHQNGVVHRDLKPENLLLASKAKGAAVKLADFGLAIEVSGEQQAWFGFAGTPGYLSPEVLKKEPYGKPVDIWACGVILYILLVGYPPFWDEDQHRLYAQIKAGAYDYPSPEWDTVTPEAKNLINQMLTVNPGKRITAADALKHPWICQRERVASVVHRQETVDCLKKFNARRKLKGAILTTMLATRNFSSKCRSIIVKKGDGSQVKESTDSSTTLEDDDIKARRQEIIKMTEQLIEAINTGDFEAYTKICDPHLTAFEPEAMGNLVEGMDFHKFYFDNVLGKNCKAVNTTILNPHVHLLGEDAACIAYVRLTQYMDKHGQAHTHQSEESRVWHKRDSKWQNVHFHRSGGNGGAAFGFSSHK
- the CaMKII gene encoding calcium/calmodulin-dependent protein kinase type II alpha chain isoform X16, giving the protein MAVPIACTRFSDNYDLKEELGKGAFSVVRRCVQKSSGLEFAAKIINTKKLSARDFQKLEREARICRKLQHANIVRLHDSIQEENFHYLVFDLVTGGELFEDIVAREFYSEADASHCIQQILESVNHCHQNGVVHRDLKPENLLLASKAKGAAVKLADFGLAIEVSGEQQAWFGFAGTPGYLSPEVLKKEPYGKPVDIWACGVILYILLVGYPPFWDEDQHRLYAQIKAGAYDYPSPEWDTVTPEAKNLINQMLTVNPGKRITAADALKHPWICQRERVASVVHRQETVDCLKKFNARRKLKGAILTTMLATRNFSSKCRSIIVKKGDGSQVKESTDSSTTLEDDDIKARRQEIIKMTEQLIEAINTGDFEAYTKICDPHLTAFEPEAMGNLVEGMDFHKFYFDNVLGKNCKAVNTTILNPHVHLLGEDAACIAYVRLTQYMDKHGQAHTHQSEESRVWHKRDSKWQNVHFHRSGGNGGAAFGFSSHK
- the CaMKII gene encoding calcium/calmodulin-dependent protein kinase type II alpha chain isoform X17 — encoded protein: MAVPIACTRFSDNYDLKEELGKGAFSVVRRCVQKSSGLEFAAKIINTKKLSARDFQKLEREARICRKLQHANIVRLHDSIQEENFHYLVFDLVTGGELFEDIVAREFYSEADASHCIQQILESVNHCHQNGVVHRDLKPENLLLASKAKGAAVKLADFGLAIEVSGEQQAWFGFAGTPGYLSPEVLKKEPYGKPVDIWACGVILYILLVGYPPFWDEDQHRLYAQIKAGAYDYPSPEWDTVTPEAKNLINQMLTVNPGKRITAADALKHPWICQRERVASVVHRQETVDCLKKFNARRKLKGAILTTMLATRNFSSRSIIVKKGDGSQVKESTDSSTTLEDDDIKARRQEIIKMTEQLIEAINTGDFEAYTKICDPHLTAFEPEAMGNLVEGMDFHKFYFDNVLGKNCKAVNTTILNPHVHLLGEDAACIAYVRLTQYMDKHGQAHTHQSEESRVWHKRDSKWQNVHFHRSGGNGGAAFGFSSHK